From the genome of Nicotiana sylvestris chromosome 2, ASM39365v2, whole genome shotgun sequence, one region includes:
- the LOC104234551 gene encoding uncharacterized protein, with the protein MAEDNIDELVSPVTSVKNDSVAEDNIDEHVSPVTSVKNDSVAEDNTDDLVSPVTSVKNESAGHKPDKISTRKPRSLSNGHRVLPCYRKSSSTSSYDVGNTRRQSTGKLDSPDSVQDVLPHYMRASTGSCHDFCKYGRKHSSEAKPWHPLSKRKNKLLADEQSPTQTMVGEAKKGTAFKQKPSATTGSMVGERKKMTEAAQKPSTPPGSMLGEAKEETVVKQNSSTTSGSTLGQATKGTLVKQKPSTPPECMLEEGKKVRLESILGDGKTVAVVEQKLSSPPLSTLGGGDEVTVVNQEPSTPPESVLGEEKKITMVENMPSASPESMLEEGEKVTLVEQKLSTPPGDILEEGKKATVVNQKPSAPPGSMLGQGKKLNVVNRRTSPKVHSLEPSEITKKKAPLPPKSVHSLKLNSSGNKIPKTEKKMKYVLATNSPLGQIKMGKSSSKILRGVDAGGRKDNDVNSRKQIMVSKVSAEKSLKTPTVSCPPKSCSVKPLILRARNIKSLKLLAPLKDQNKIRRDGTNKLNPEKVPEKTLHVTKVKASLKFSSQSQSRSLPNKEDKKKVAESANSASDKYTSSSKKLLNIAEAETVGKNQKKILRKGKAGVSNDSNPSVVKLKFRRGKVVDLQQETSSPRRLIFRWGRHMGESQDSKGDTRRRILKKKGVDADNNSTILSSGKIVLRHQDVQEKKDVQGLLNNVIEETASKLVETRKSKVKALVGAFETVISRQDKPSTVTVS; encoded by the coding sequence ATGGCTGAGGATAATATTGATGAACTTGTGAGTCCAGTAACTAGTGTGAAGAATGACTCTGTGGCTGAGGATAACATCGATGAACATGTGAGTCCAGTAACTAGTGTGAAGAATGACTCTGTGGCTGAGGATAACACCGATGACCTAGTGAGTCCAGTAACTAGTGTGAAGAATGAATCTGCTGGACATAAGCCAGATAAAATCAGCACAAGAAAACCAAGATCTTTGAGTAATGGACACAGGGTTCTTCCTTGCTATCGCAAATCCTCCTCTACTTCATCTTATGATGTTGGCAATACAAGAAGACAATCCACTGGGAAGTTGGATTCTCCTGACAGCGTACAGGATGTTCTTCCTCATTATATGAGAGCTTCCACTGGTTCTTGCCATGACTTTTGTAAATATGGCAGGAAACATTCCTCTGAAGCAAAACCATGGCATCCTCTatcaaaaagaaagaacaaaCTTCTTGCTGATGAGCAGAGTCCTACACAGACCATGGTGGGAGAGGCAAAGAAGGGGACTGCGTTCAAGCAGAAGCCTTCCGCTACTACAGGGAGTATGGTGGGGGAGAGAAAGAAGATGACTGAAGCTGCGCAAAAGCCTTCCACTCCTCCAGGGAGTATGCTGGGAGAGGCAAAGGAGGAGACAGTGGTCAAACAAAATTCTTCCACTACTTCAGGGAGTACCCTGGGACAGGCGACCAAAGGGACTTTGGTCAAGCAAAAGCCTTCCACTCCTCCAGAGTGTATGCTGGAAGAGGGAAAGaaggtgagactggagagtataTTGGGAGATGGAAAAACGGTGGCTGTGGTTGAACAAAAGCTTTCTTCTCCTCCATTGAGCACGCTGGGAGGGGGAGATGAGGTGACTGTGGTGAATCAAGAGCCTTCTACTCCTCCGGAGAGTGTGCTGGGAGAGGAAAAGAAGATAACCATGGTTGAGAACATGCCTTCTGCTTCTCCGGAGAGTATGCTGGAAGAGGGAGAGAAGGTGACTCTGGTTGAGCAAAAGCTTTCTACTCCTCCAGGGGATATTCTGGAAGAGGGAAAGAAGGCGACTGTGGTCAATCAAAAGCCATCCGCTCCTCCAGGGAGTATGCTAGGGCAGGGAAAGAAGTTGAATGTGGTCAATAGAAGGACTTCTCCCAAGGTTCACTCTCTTGAACCCTCTgaaataacaaagaaaaaagCACCGCTGCCACCAAAGAGTGTTCACTCTCTGAAGCTGAATTCTTCAGGTAACAAGATACCAAagacagaaaagaaaatgaaatatgtTTTGGCAACTAATTCTCCTCTTGGGCAGATAAAAATGGGAAAATCTTCATCTAAGATCTTAAGAGGTGTAGATGCAGGAGGCAGAAAAGACAATGACGTCAATTCTAGAAAACAAATAATGGTGTCCAAAGTATCTGCAGAGAAGTCTTTGAAGACCCCAACTGTttcatgtcctccaaaatcttgCTCTGTTAAACCTTTGATCTTGAGAGCAAGAAACATTAAAAGCTTAAAACTGCTGGCTCCTCTGAAGGACCAGAACAAGATACGGAGAGATGGAACCAACAAACTGAACCCTGAAAAGGTTCCTGAAAAAACCTTGCATGTTACCAAGGTGAAGGCATCACTGAAGTTTTCATCTCAGTCGCAATCACGCTCGTTGCCTAATAAAGAAGATAAAAAGAAAGTTGCTGAGTCTGCGAACAGTGCATCAGATAAATACACCTCTAGCAGCAAAAAGCTGCTAAACATAGCAGAAGCAGAAACTGTCGGGAAAAATCAGAAAAAGATATTAAGAAAAGGCAAGGCAGGTGTTTCTAATGATTCCAATCCTTCGGTGGTGAAACTGAAATTCAGGAGGGGTAAGGTAGTTGATCTCCAGCAAGAAACCAGCAGCCCTAGGAGGCTGATATTTAGATGGGGACGACATATGGGGGAAAGCCAGGATAGCAAGGGTGATACAAGAAGGAGAATCTTAAAAAAGAAAGGAGTTGATGCTGACAATAATAGCACCATCCTAAGCTCTGGAAAAATTGTTTTGAGGCATCAGGATGTGCAGGAAAAAAAAGATGTGCAGGGTTTGTTGAATAATGTGATTGAAGAGACGGCGAGTAAGCTTGTTGAAACCAGGAAGAGCAAAGTTAAAGCTTTGGTTGGAGCTTTTGAGACAGTAATTTCCCGCCAAGATAAACCTTCTACAGTCACAGTTTCTTGA